GCCAAGCACTAGTTCAGAGCATTGACATAGCACCGACTATGTTAAAGCTTGCAGGTGCTGATGTACCAAATACAATGCAGGGTGAAGATATTCGTGATGTAATTTATAAAGGTAAGACTGCAGAGCGTGAATATGTGTTTACAGAAAACTTATGGTCTACCCACTTTGGCAATCCAAGATGTGAAGCCATTCAAGATCATCAATGGAAGTACATTCGTTATTATGAAAACAACAATATGTCAGCTACCCAAAAAATTAAGCTTGCTAGAGAAATGAATATTCCGGTTAACAAGATCTTATACGGTATGCACGATAATGACATAGTTGTTTATAGAAACTATCTTGATGCAGGCCTTAAAGGTGAGCCTGCTGTGTACGAAGAATTGTACGATTTAGCTAACGATCCTAATGAGCTAAATAATTTGGTATCTGAGTCTCAACATAAAACTAAATTAGAAAAAATGCGCAAAGATTGGTTACCGGTATTAAAATCAGCTAGAGGTGAAGGTTCTCCAAAAGTGGTTCGATATACTGTGGATTCACAAGTAGAAACAGGTCAACAAGCTAAAACTCACTAGGTGATAACGCTTTAGTTATTATTAGCCTTTTTCAAACAAAAAGCCGATTGTTATACAAATAACAGTCGGCTTTTTTTATACTTGAAATTACCAAACTTAAATAAAATACAATAAATTATTGAGTTAAAGGATTTAATTATGATTATAGCTGTATGCGGATATTGGAAACATATAAGTATTATGTTTATAGCCTTAAGTCTATTTATTCTTTTCACAACGCCCAGTAATCTTGGGCCATACTTAATAACACACATATACGTTATTTTGACGATTCTGCTAACCGCTTTAGGGGGCGTTTTAATACTGATACCCATAATGTTACTTTTGTTCAAACAACATAATAAGAGCAAGTTTGAAGTGTTTCTATGGATTGTCTTTATTGTTATTTTTAACGTTATGGGGAGTTTTATTACGTATTTTGTATTTCGAGATATTAGAGAAATACATTAGGACTTTTCAATAAGCCAATTTTTTTAAATTCTTATTTCTTTATTTTTTGTAAATATCTAAATACAAAAAAGCCGCCAAATTTGGCGGCTTAGTTACAAACTTTTATTACTTAGTGAGTAATTTTAAGTACCTGAGCATACTGTGAGGGAGAGCTAGCTGGTAGTGTTACCTTTAAGCCTTCATCTGTTTGTTCAAATGCCAAGTTACCATCATGTCCAAGCATAGTGATGTTGGCAATTTTATTCGGGTAGAATTTTGGCTTAATCGATTTAATCGTTATGACTTTACTGTCACCAGGCCAAGCTAACATAGTGGCATAAAGGGTGTCGCCATTTTTGGTAAAACGAATATCACTGCTATTGAAATCTTTACGATTTTTTTCAGCGTCATTTGAGTTTTTACCATCTGGAACATAAGTTTCACCTTCACCGTACACTTCCCATGGACGTGTATTATAGATGGCTTCGCCGTTAAGCTTTAACCAGCTACCTATTTCGCTAAGTAACTTCACTTCTTTTTCTGGAATAGTTCCATCTGGTTTAGGCCCTATGTTTAGTAGAAGTGAGCCATTTTTGCTAATAATATCGATCATGTCATCTACTAGAGAATTGGCATTACGATATTTATGATTAGTCACGTAGCCCCAAGAACTTTTTGAAACAGATGTATCTGTTTGCCAGAAGTGAGGATGAATATCTGTCATACCACCACGTTCAATATCAAGAACAGCAGAGCCTGGAATGAACGAACGCATTTCATGATGCTCTTTGTAGTTTAGAGCTGGCATGTTTTTCCAACTGATACCTTTGTTATAATAATAAGCTGTAAATTCTTCAACGTGTTTGTGGAAAGGCTCTGACGCCATCCACCAGTCAAACCAAATTAACTCTGGTTCATATTTATCAACAATTTCTACAGTACGTAATAACCAGTCGTCCATAAATTCTTTAGTTGGGGGCGTTAATCCCTTTTCTGAATCTTCACGATTGGCAGCTGGGCCATATAAATCACGGAAAGCATCATCTTGTACATCCGATGGGAATTCACGTCCGCCATCAAAGAACCACCAGTTTTCTGCACGGTGGCTAGATAAACCAAAATGAATATCGGTTTTTTCTGTAGCTTTTTTCAACTCACCAATAATAT
The sequence above is a segment of the Paraglaciecola sp. L3A3 genome. Coding sequences within it:
- a CDS encoding alpha-L-fucosidase, which gives rise to MKKHTLTSVKSAIALAIAVSISGCGADTTPTSDVATTTKTKIDTTAKLAEIRQVANQGPYKANFESFTQYQIPDWYQDAKFGIFIHWGVYSVPAHNGEWYPRKMYQQKDEEFSYHQEHFGKQTEFGYKDFIPQFKAEKFNADQWLKIIADSGAKYIVPVAEHHDGFSMYDNSYTRWDSVEMGPKRDIIGELKKATEKTDIHFGLSSHRAENWWFFDGGREFPSDVQDDAFRDLYGPAANREDSEKGLTPPTKEFMDDWLLRTVEIVDKYEPELIWFDWWMASEPFHKHVEEFTAYYYNKGISWKNMPALNYKEHHEMRSFIPGSAVLDIERGGMTDIHPHFWQTDTSVSKSSWGYVTNHKYRNANSLVDDMIDIISKNGSLLLNIGPKPDGTIPEKEVKLLSEIGSWLKLNGEAIYNTRPWEVYGEGETYVPDGKNSNDAEKNRKDFNSSDIRFTKNGDTLYATMLAWPGDSKVITIKSIKPKFYPNKIANITMLGHDGNLAFEQTDEGLKVTLPASSPSQYAQVLKITH